In one Vagococcus entomophilus genomic region, the following are encoded:
- a CDS encoding 3'-5' exoribonuclease YhaM family protein — protein sequence MKKIKEVATDEIFDAFLLIKQADVRVAKNGKKFIAFTFQDNSGSIDGKYWDASEEEISRFTAGKVVFLNGKRELYQGRPQVKILHLRLTQEDEPSSPELFMTRAPLTKDAMMEEINQVLFEITQAHWQRIVRHILNQYQKEFFEYPAAKRNHHAFAGGLAYHTLTMMRIAKSMCSIYPEINASLLYAGVILHDIGKVIELSGAVTTEYTLEGNLLGHLVIVDEEITKACQTLKIDDHEEDVLLLKHMVLSHHGLLEYGSPVRPKVMEAEILHQIDNMDASIQMMLGALDQVKPGEYTERIFGLDNRNFYRPLD from the coding sequence ATGAAAAAAATAAAAGAAGTCGCAACAGATGAAATTTTTGATGCATTTTTACTCATCAAACAGGCTGATGTTCGTGTAGCGAAAAATGGAAAAAAGTTCATAGCTTTTACTTTTCAAGATAACTCAGGATCAATTGATGGCAAATATTGGGATGCTTCTGAGGAGGAAATCAGTCGTTTCACTGCTGGAAAAGTTGTCTTTTTAAATGGGAAGAGAGAGCTATACCAAGGAAGGCCACAAGTTAAAATCTTACATTTGCGACTTACGCAAGAAGATGAACCGAGTTCTCCAGAGCTGTTTATGACGCGCGCACCTCTAACAAAAGATGCAATGATGGAAGAGATAAATCAAGTATTGTTTGAAATTACTCAAGCACACTGGCAACGGATTGTACGTCATATTTTAAATCAGTATCAAAAAGAATTTTTTGAGTATCCGGCTGCTAAAAGAAATCATCACGCTTTTGCAGGAGGCCTTGCCTACCATACGCTTACTATGATGCGGATTGCTAAGTCTATGTGTAGTATTTATCCTGAAATTAATGCCTCACTATTGTACGCGGGAGTGATTTTACATGATATTGGCAAGGTCATAGAGCTCTCCGGTGCGGTGACGACGGAGTATACACTTGAAGGCAATTTGCTTGGTCATCTTGTGATTGTAGATGAGGAAATTACCAAAGCTTGTCAAACGCTTAAAATTGATGACCATGAAGAAGATGTCTTATTATTAAAACACATGGTACTTTCACATCATGGGTTATTAGAGTATGGGTCTCCAGTTCGACCTAAAGTAATGGAAGCAGAGATTTTACATCAGATTGATAATATGGATGCTTCAATTCAAATGATGTTAGGCGCACTTGATCAAGTAAAACCAGGTGAGTACACGGAGCGTATCTTTGGTTTGGATAATCGCAATTTTTATCGTCCGCTAGATTAA